Part of the Arachis hypogaea cultivar Tifrunner chromosome 6, arahy.Tifrunner.gnm2.J5K5, whole genome shotgun sequence genome, tacaacaaaaataaaattcaaagaagaagaagacgaagaagaagaagaagaagagggcgGTGAGGGCGAAGAGGAGGAACAGTGGCAGATCACAGGCGGCAGGACGGCGGTGCGGTAGTACGACGGGGCGACGGTATAGCGGTGCGGCGGTGCGGCTTCccttccctccccctccccctacCCCTCCTCAACGGCGGCCCTGGCGGTGGTGACGCTTCCCTCGGTGGCTCACTCCCTCTCTCGCGCTGTCTCTCTTCTCGGCTCAACTTTGATTCGCGACGGCACTCTCTCTCCCTTTGATGGCGACGATGACAAGCAAGGCAGCTGGGCATGGCGGCGGTGGCGCTGGACACGGCCTCCCTATCTTCCCTTCTCAGCTCTCCGTCACTCTCTCTCTTAAACCCTCaccgtttctttctttctttctttttgtttcctgaagccgtttctctctttcctttctttcttatttattttattttataagtatatttattttattttataatttttttaacgagggataatttggtaataaaaaaataaaattgataaaaaatatgattttaaagtgtttttgaacattgatgatgattttaataagaaaaaaaagtcggtgacgattttgattttcgccccttaccttagggacgattttagtACTTAACCCTAATTATTATGAACTGATGCcttgaaataaacaaaattgtgATTAAAATGAATAATAACGAATAATGAGAAGAGATAAGTTAATCCTAACTCACCACTTCCTCTCCTCTTCCTAATTAACAAACTTGGTTATTAATCTTTTCCCTTAATTAATATGTGTAATTGATGCATCAACTAACTTGTTATAATAACATAACTTTGAGTGGATTTATTCATATTCACGGACGTTGTCTGATGTGGGGTGCATGGCTGCGCTGCTCCTGTTCCAAGCCATATGTAGCGGAATATATAGTCAATTAGGTCTTCACCAAACACAACATTATATGTATTAGCCTCCCTGGTTCCTTCTGGGTTCACGACTTAGAATAGAAgacatttttttgtcttttttatttatttaagaatcTACGTACCAaacttttgaaaatatatattcaaTAATGGTTCGAAAAATGTCTTATATTATATAGTGATGTATAAGTTTAATTTTACTATCACCCGCGAGTTATGGACTGTTGCCGTATCATTATTAATATCTTATTGGTACACATATCATCATTAATCAGTAATCAATATTACATTTTCAAGAGGTGTTTTTTCACATGTTGATGTAGCTAAGCTAGTTAGATGTTAGTAGCACATCTATCTATATAAACCATATATAAGTACATTTATCATCTTTAATAATAATGCAACTCGTATTAACTTTGTCTTTAGTCACGTCCTGGCATCTGCCGACACATAATAATTGAGCTAATTAAGCTAGGGAATGAAGTAATCTATAAATTAGTTAACGATGGTGTTGGACATCAACTATTGCCACATAATGGGAAGTAATGAAGCACCTaacatttcaaattcaattatattGGTGTTAGTAGCTTTGGTCTCCGTTACAAATGGCGGAGACATAGTAGTTTATTGGGGCCAAGACGGTAGAGAAGGTTCACTAAGTGCCACATGCAACTCTGGACTGTACAAAACTGTCAACATAGCATTCCTTTCTGCATTTGGAGGTGGCACTCAACCGCAGCTAAACCTAGCAAACCATTGCAACCCCGCATCAAATGGCTGCCTGAGTTTGAACAAAGACATTAAGAACTGCCAGGCAAGAGGCATCCAGGTCTTGCTCTCCATCGGAGGCGGAGCCCCTGGATACTCCTTGTCCTCCTCCAAGGACGCTACAAACTTAGCAAACTACATCTGGAATAACTTTCTGGGTGGAAAATCCAACTCTAGACCTTTTGGTAATGTTGTGCTGGATGGTGTCGATTTTGACATTGAACTTGGTGGTGGTGCATCCTTCTATATCGTGCTGGCTAAAACACTCTCCAATCTCAGCAAAGGTATATCATATATTGCGTGGATGTATAGTCATCATATGAGTTAACTATACTTTCTCAATATATAGAAACTGATTTAATAATACTTTGTTATTCAAGCAATAGATATATAAGATAATTACATTGTATCGTGCACCATGATAGGTGGACAGAAAGTTTACCTAAGCGCTGCACCACAGTGTCCCTTCCCGGATAAGCAGCTGAATGGGGCATTGTCAACGGGGCTATTTGACTATGTTTGGATACAGTTTTACAACAATGGTCCTTGTGAGTTTGATGCCAATAATCCCAGAAAGTTCCAGAGGTCGTGGAACCAGTGGACCACATCCATAAGGGCAGGGaagttgtatgttgggtttcCCGCGTCACCATCGCAGTCGGCGGCGGGTAGTGGCTATGTGCCACCACAGGTGCTCATGAATCGAGTCTTGCCTTTTGTTAAGAAATCAAGCATTTATGGAGGAGTCATGCTATGGGACAGGTTCAATGATCTTCAAACAGGGTATAGCAGGAATATCAAGCCCAGTGTTTAATGTGTTCGTCTCAAATTCCCTTCAATCGATCTAATCTTACGAGAGGGGCGTTATTGTTATAATAGTTTGAATTACATGGTATAAGTCATGAAGCTAATAAACGTGTGTGTTTCAACTCCTATATATTTTCAAGAGCAGTATATATAGCCATATAGGTATACACACAAActgaagaaaaattaaaattaatttctttcattATTAATACATGTGTACTAAATGTATTGGTGGTACATGTATTGACACAATAGTGAAACAGCAGAAACATCCTGTTTCAGCGCTCTGTAGTTCACAATTCACATTTCACGAGTATATGTCTTGTTAATCTAGTTCTACACTAAACGTTATGTAAACTTAGCTAGCAGAACATTCTGACCATCGTTAACTTTTGGCTCACGGCTACTATACATGGTCATTATTCAAAGGGCATTAAGTAAAAGTAATTATAGGCATTTAGGAGAGGCATGGTTACAGCAAAAGACACTTGTGCATATGCTTATATTATAGAACTTCATTAACTCCTCTTTCATCCCAAAAAGAGAAAAGCAAAATCTATCCATGATATGGATAAGATTGCATTTTCCTTGAGAGGTATTTATGATATGGATCCAGTCTTCAATTTAGGCATCTTCTGCTTGACAAAGAAAGCGGATAGCACACTTTTGCTGCGATTGGGAACTTGGAGCGTCTCCGGCTGATTTCGAATGTCAAATGACCTGAAACCTGTCGTGGGTTTGGAACCCTCAAATGCATCCTGCAGATATAAACTATCACAACTTCATCATATAACTCCAATGCATCTCACAATATTTTCCTAGTCTAACAGAATTACATAAAATGGAAAAAAgaagtttcttttgtttttgccACTAGAATAAATTATGCATCTCACTTTGATAAGTCATCCCACTAGTATGCTGGGATCATATCCATTTAcaacataaatataataagaaGCAGAAAATGAATAAGAAGCAGAGATTTAGCATAACTATCCGTATGAGATATATGACCCATACAGCAGCTTTAAATGTATATGGCCATCACACCACCAACCTGCTTTTGCAGATAAAGTTCACAGCACGCAAAAGCCATGAAAATTGCCCTCAACTATCATTTTATTTCCAAAATTCTCACTTTTTGAACATATCATAAGTAACTTATCAACTGAAGCAATGACCTTAATCCCTAAAAGCCATAGAATGTCTTATCCTAGAAAAGTAAACAACTAAGGAACCTTAAACCATTAGTCAAGTATTAAACCATTAGTCAAGTACTCAGTTATCAATCCAAACTGCAGCACAAGATTTTTATCCTAGAGCTTATAAAACAACAATGCATGAAGATCAACAACTTCTAGAAAACACTCAAGAAAATAGCAAAACATGGTTCAAAGTACAGAAACAACATTTGCATTTCCTGAAGAATAATAACATTACCCTGCCCATGACACCTGTAGTCTGGATGGCTGTAGTATAATTAGGAATTCCATTTGGTAATTGAGTTTGTGCTGCAGAAGGTTTCGTCCGTGTACGCTCTTCATTATCTACATGTAATTCAGAATCATAAGGAGCTATTATTTCCACAGGACaggagaaaaaaaaatcagataccCTAATAAAGCGATCTATATAATATTCAGAGCTCCTAAGGATACCTAAGAGGTGAAAAACTCCAGATGTCTTGGCAGAAAAATTTGGGTCCTTCATGCTGCAAAAGCAGATGTGATAAAAGTGAAAACATGTAAGGAAACACTCTATAAACTAAGCAAAAGTAGCTGTCAACCATGGACAGCGGTCTTACTTTGCTGAAGCATGGGATGTCCGTCTTTTCAAGGTAGACTTAGTTTCTGATGCTAAATGCCATGAAAGGGTCTTTGCCACAGGGGTACCTACATACAATGGTACACCATCAGATGAATACTATGATTCCCACTTGCTATTAAACTTCAtgaggagagggggaagggtggGGGACCACACCTGAAGATTGAAGACGATTTctggtttgaatttgattttgtcTTGCATCCATCTTGCTGCGTGGACTGAAATGTACCTTTTTATTGACATGATCTAGCTTACATTGTAATGAAGGGaaacaaaaaaagagagaatcataagtaaaagaaaaatttaaagatcTTCCGTGTGAACAATTACTTCTAGCAGAAAAGAAAAGTGGTAAATCCTACTCGGCAAAATATAGTGTTTATGGTGTCTAGGAATGAAAGCCAACAACTGCTGTTGCCGTAGACCTTCCTTGTCAGTGTAAATTTTGCATGTAACAAGTCTCTACACATAACCAAATAAATCACATAAATTCCAATTGAAAGTGGTTTAATTTGTTTGAACAAGATATCTAAAAAATGTGTTACCTGATTCAGAGTAGATATCTTCAAGTCCATGGTTGAGACATCCAATGTTTGCTGGTCAAGAAGGTCAGTTAACTTGTAAGCAACGGTTCCAAGATGATCAACGGCATTCACAAGGGCTCTTACAGCATAATCTTTCAAGTTATCAAGCACCCTGATGGATAAGTAAAATATGCCTCAGGATAAGTTCATGCAGTAGCTTAACTTGAAACAACCAACCCTACTGTCGCTACTAATACAGATTCACTCTATATCCAATTAAGGATGGCAGGATCCCATGATATCGACATTATTGAGTCAGACCAGTTTTAAACAATGTTCTTTACGTGTTCACTTGCAGAGCAATTCAAAGTTTGTTACTTTGTTATTAGACTTTTAGTGAtctttttattgattttattaatACTTGCATTTATTGATGCTAAATTCATAAAATGTTAGGCATAACAATTCACAACTTGGCGAAAACTAACTAGCAGAGTACTAATTGTTGCAGGTAACTAACCATTTGGAATAAAAATAAGTTGAAAACTCAGGTAAAGTCTACTTCAAATGAAATTGATAGCTAAAGcctttagatgaaaatttagtcaaatcagtcaaattatcaacttcacctgaaatccactgcacctgagtttccacgtAAAAATAAACATAGTATTGATCAAATTAGCATACATAGATACTTACATTTGTTTGTGATCACTATTGAGATAAGACTTTTCACAGTATTCGGCAGCAGAATAAAGTTGCGGCCTCAGGTTCTTCAGTTCCTGAAATCACCATAATTATATTATGAGAGAGAGCGAAAATTATGACAGATAAGGACTCTCAATGGTGTGAAATAGAGAGAAAGATAGATCTGGTGAGgtatgaggatgaggatgacctGCAAGGCGAAGACGAAGTTCTTGCTTCGCTCCATTGACACTTCGTCGAATGTGGTGGCCATCTGCTGCTCCATCACCATGATTATGATTATGCGTCCTAAGCTCAGCTCAAACAACTCATAAGAATACGATTATTTGATTGATGCgatgaaattgaaatgaagaaAGAATCTAAGTAAGGAAGAAGGAGTCAGTGAGTCACTCGCAAGGGAAGGAATATTAGCTTTCTTAGTTGTAACGACAGCGAGCATTTCATTGCAAAAAGACATCTCTGTCCCTTATTTAGATGGCGACTGCACTTCTGCTCTTGAGATTGACCCTTGTTTTACCTTTACACCCAATCTTCTCCCTTTTCTTACTCCTtacttcaaataataataatacctcaTGTAATTGAACGATATTGAAAATTGATCCATTGTGGCATTGTCCCAAGGAGAAGGACATGCACGCTACTAAACAATAGTATTTTCATTGGGATATATTTCCATGGTGTATAAAAGTCATTTTTCTTCTCAACTTGATAAGTTGAGAATCTTGAATAAATAATGATGCTatggtattattttaatttaatccaGCTAGAACAATCGCTTCATTTGTGAGTACAACTTTCATTAAGGTAAGGTGCACCCACCACtcggtctctttttttttttccttagaaTATGGGCTAAGATGGCCTAGGCCTAAAGCCCAAAATGATATTATTCTACTCCggtaacaaaaaaaaacatgTGACTGATTGCATTATTAGTTATTACCCgtaaaatattcaattatttctaataaaattctTGTAAAAGGCTAAttaaattaaaacctataaatttAAAGGGGGAAAATGTATTTGAGAAGAAGATAGGAAAATCcgtaaaaaaagaacaaaaaaaaaaagagacagcATAGGCCCCAAAAGAATCTAAGCTATCCTCAGTCATCACCAGTAATTATTCAGATGATGTTCTTTTCTTGTTATGTCTATCCCGTTGTCTTTGTCTCTGTCGTTATCTCGGCGCTCTGATAAAACGAGGGGAGAAAAGGTAAAATCATAATCCAACCAATCACATATTTTCCCTCTTGATTTACTTTGATAATTCCGATTATCCACAACCTCACAAGCATCAAAGATAACACAAACACAATCTTATTCGCGCCAATAATGTTCACGTCCCTCCTTCATCGATTCTCCCCACACTATAATTTCCCCAcagaaattcaaataaaaataatgacATTTTCTCGCTTAATTTTCGTTTGAACTCATTGTCTCCGCtggggaaaaaaaaaatcattctaaGCTTTGTCGTCCATGACCATGGCACTCGTTATCCATTCCTCTGAAATGTTCATTGCCCCAAAATTTCCGTGTAATCCGAATCCAAACCCTATCAAATTCCACAGCTTTAAGCCCGTGGCAGTTGGGTCAAGTGCAAGAGGATTAAAAGCTTTTTGTCAAGTGAAGGATTGTGCGGTTTTGGAATTGGAACAGAATTTGAGGTTGTACGGTGAGTTCTCGGGTGCTGTGAAGTTGGggaggaaagaagaagagg contains:
- the LOC112695345 gene encoding protein ABIL1, with amino-acid sequence MVMEQQMATTFDEVSMERSKNFVFALQELKNLRPQLYSAAEYCEKSYLNSDHKQMVLDNLKDYAVRALVNAVDHLGTVAYKLTDLLDQQTLDVSTMDLKISTLNQRLVTCKIYTDKEGLRQQQLLAFIPRHHKHYILPNHVNKKVHFSPRSKMDARQNQIQTRNRLQSSGTPVAKTLSWHLASETKSTLKRRTSHASANMKDPNFSAKTSGVFHLLDNEERTRTKPSAAQTQLPNGIPNYTTAIQTTGVMGRDAFEGSKPTTGFRSFDIRNQPETLQVPNRSKSVLSAFFVKQKMPKLKTGSIS
- the LOC112695344 gene encoding basic endochitinase; its protein translation is MVLDINYCHIMGSNEAPNISNSIILVLVALVSVTNGGDIVVYWGQDGREGSLSATCNSGLYKTVNIAFLSAFGGGTQPQLNLANHCNPASNGCLSLNKDIKNCQARGIQVLLSIGGGAPGYSLSSSKDATNLANYIWNNFLGGKSNSRPFGNVVLDGVDFDIELGGGASFYIVLAKTLSNLSKGGQKVYLSAAPQCPFPDKQLNGALSTGLFDYVWIQFYNNGPCEFDANNPRKFQRSWNQWTTSIRAGKLYVGFPASPSQSAAGSGYVPPQVLMNRVLPFVKKSSIYGGVMLWDRFNDLQTGYSRNIKPSV